The following proteins are encoded in a genomic region of Lactiplantibacillus plantarum:
- a CDS encoding S66 family peptidase, producing the protein MKIGTFSASTPITALSPNRYARARRFLATQGVTLVAGNLTGRRDSYRAGSIKERAAEINALIHDDSLDILMATIGGTNANSVLAMLDYEYLNQHPKTIVGYSDATAVLLAVQTHAPNCRVIYGPALVASLGALESEIVTTTWQNFLTVYRAAPGQAVTEQAPAQWTDEAVNWETFEHPKHMHANTWHYTATPILTGRLIGGNLNTMYGFFNSPYFPKLTGNELLFIEDAEKTAATLEKNFVMLALAGVFDQISGIILGKHALYDDQGSGRLPIDILQEVLGDRQLPIIYDYDSCHTVPMLSTPLGADVRIDAQARTVTFSHF; encoded by the coding sequence ATGAAAATTGGGACATTTTCTGCATCAACGCCGATTACGGCATTATCGCCAAACCGTTATGCTCGCGCACGACGGTTCTTGGCAACCCAAGGAGTGACCTTAGTTGCCGGTAATTTGACGGGACGACGGGATAGTTACCGTGCTGGTTCCATCAAAGAACGGGCGGCCGAAATCAACGCGTTAATTCATGATGATTCGCTGGACATCTTGATGGCAACGATTGGTGGGACGAACGCAAATTCGGTGCTAGCAATGCTCGATTACGAGTATCTCAATCAGCATCCCAAAACAATTGTCGGTTACTCCGATGCGACGGCCGTGTTATTGGCGGTGCAAACGCACGCGCCTAATTGTCGTGTGATTTACGGACCGGCCTTAGTAGCCTCACTTGGCGCCTTAGAGTCAGAGATCGTGACAACCACTTGGCAGAATTTTCTGACAGTCTACCGCGCAGCACCGGGGCAGGCCGTAACCGAACAGGCACCGGCACAGTGGACGGATGAAGCGGTCAATTGGGAGACCTTTGAACATCCGAAACACATGCACGCAAATACTTGGCATTATACGGCGACCCCCATTTTGACTGGCCGTTTGATCGGTGGGAACTTGAACACCATGTACGGGTTCTTTAACTCACCTTATTTTCCAAAATTAACTGGTAACGAGCTTTTATTTATTGAAGATGCCGAGAAAACTGCAGCAACGCTGGAAAAAAATTTCGTAATGTTAGCGTTGGCTGGTGTTTTTGATCAAATCTCTGGCATTATTTTGGGAAAACACGCGTTGTACGATGATCAAGGCAGCGGGCGGTTGCCAATCGATATCTTACAGGAGGTGCTGGGGGATCGCCAATTACCAATTATTTACGACTACGATAGCTGCCATACAGTCCCCATGCTCAGTACGCCATTGGGGGCGGATGTCCGGATTGATGCGCAGGCTCGAACGGTGACGTTTAGTCATTTTTAG
- a CDS encoding GNAT family N-acetyltransferase encodes MIRAVQITDAPTIQKLNADQLNYDYPLINTTQNLARLLSQPERHILLAATSANDQQVLGYVHAEVYLETYGPALFNILALAVSTTVQHRGVGCSLMTALAQQARLYHVAGIRLNSGIERQGAHQFYQQIGYTATKLQKRFFLDLESDQSPTE; translated from the coding sequence ATGATTCGAGCTGTTCAAATTACTGATGCCCCTACGATTCAGAAATTAAACGCTGACCAACTAAACTATGACTATCCCTTAATAAATACGACTCAAAACTTAGCTCGCTTACTGTCACAACCAGAGCGGCATATCTTGCTAGCAGCGACCAGCGCCAATGATCAACAAGTTCTTGGCTATGTCCATGCTGAAGTTTATTTAGAAACATATGGTCCAGCACTATTCAATATATTGGCACTCGCCGTTAGCACTACCGTACAACATCGAGGCGTTGGTTGTTCCTTAATGACCGCATTGGCACAACAAGCGCGCCTTTATCACGTCGCTGGTATTCGATTGAATTCCGGTATCGAACGCCAAGGCGCGCACCAATTTTATCAGCAAATTGGTTACACCGCGACTAAGCTTCAAAAACGTTTTTTCTTGGACCTCGAGTCTGACCAATCACCGACTGAATGA